From the genome of Salvelinus alpinus chromosome 19, SLU_Salpinus.1, whole genome shotgun sequence, one region includes:
- the LOC139544936 gene encoding histone H1-like protein HC2, with protein sequence MEQVLVNTLDEMTSDEMKRFQWRLIKHQRHGYEPIKKSELDRDTSRENTVELMVNKYRENGALGVTINILKDMHQNKLADELKTKAKILKRAENGTTKVSSAAKSTAKVSSAAKSTAKVSTAAKSTAKESTAAKSTAKESTAAKSTAKESTAKESTAKESTAAKSTAKESTAKESTAKESTAKESTAKESTAVKSTAAKSTAKESTAVKSTAAKSTAKESTAVKSTAAKSTAKETPVVKSTAKESTVAKNTAKGNTTTAKVTPVVKSTAKESTAVKSTVAKSTAKESTATAKVTPVVKSTAKKSTAKGTCKN encoded by the exons ATGGAGCAGGTGTTGGTTAACACTCTGGATGAGATGACGAGTGACGAGATGAAGAGATTCCAGTGGCGCCTGATCAAGCACCAGAGGCATGGCTATGAGCCCATCAAAAAAAGCGAGTTGGATCGCGACACAAGCAGGGAGAATACCGTGGAGCTGATGGTGAACAAATACAGAGAGAATGGGGCTCTGGGTGTTACAATTAATATCCTGAAGGACATGCACCAGAATAAACTTGCTGACGAGTTAAAGACAAAGGCAAAGATTCTCAAAAGAG CGGAAAACGGCACAACAAAGGTGAGCAGTGCGGCGAAGAGCACTGCAAAGGTGAGCAGTGCGGCGAAGAGCACTGCAAAGGTGAGCACTGCGGCAAAGAGCACTGCAAAGGAGAGCACTGCGGCAAAGAGCACTGCAAAGGAGAGCACTGCGGCAAAGAGCACTGCAAAGGAGAGCACTGCAAAGGAGAGCACTGCAAAGGAGAGCACTGCGGCAAAGAGCACTGCAAAGGAGAGCACTGCAAAGGAGAGCACTGCAAAGGAGAGCACTGCAAAGGAGAGCACTGCAAAGGAGAGCACTGCAGTGAAGAGTACTGCGGCGAAGAGCACTGCAAAGGAGAGCACTGCAGTGAAGAGTACTGCGGCGAAGAGCACTGCAAAGGAGAGCACTGCAGTGAAGAGTACTGCGGCGAAGAGCACTGCAAAGGAGACACCAGTGGTGAAGAGCACTGCAAAGGAGAGCACCGTGGCAAAGAACACTGCAAAGGGGAACACTACCACTGCAAAGGTGACACCAGTGGTGAAGAGCACTGCAAAGGAGAGCACTGCAGTGAAGAGTACTGTGGCAAAGAGCACTGCAAAGGAGAGCACTGCCACTGCAAAGGTGACACCAGTGGTGAAGAGCACTGCAAAGAAGAGCACTGCCAAAGGCACCTGCAAAAACTGA